GTCCCCTCGTAGGGCACGGGCAGGACGACCACCCGAGCGCCGTCGAACGACGACCGCGCCTCCTCGCCGCCGAACGGCGGGATCTCTCCCCTCCCCTCGCCCATGTTCGGTTCTCCTGGCCCGCCTCTACCTGGCGGGCTTGCGCGCCTCCGCCAGCAACAGAAGCCGGTAGCTGACGACTCCGATCACGAGCATCCCCAGCACGAGGGCCGGGTAGGCGATCTTCCAGTGGGACGAGCCGGTCATCATGGTCCACTCGGACATGCCGCCGATGCCCGCCAGGAGCGTCAGCGGCATGAAGACCGTGGTGATCAGCGTGAGGCGCCTTACGGACGCGTTGGTCCGGTTGGCGACCCGCGCCATCCGGTTGTTCACCATGGACAGGTAGATCTCCATCAGGCTCGTGATCATCTCCCGGCAGATCTCCACGATCTCGAAGTACTTCGTCAGGTGATCGTAGACGTCTCGAAAGTGGTAGATGGACCGGTCGGAGACGTACGGAGAGTCGCGACGGCAGATCTTGACCAGGATCTCCCGCTCGTGGAAGAGGCTCTTGCGCAGCGTCAGCAGCTCCCGGCGCAGGCGCATCAGCAGATCCGGGCTGAAGTTGTAAGGGCTCCTCAGGATCTCCTCCTCCGCGCCGTCGATGGCATCCTGCACCGACTCGATGGCCGCGAGCTTCGCGTCCACCACGTGGTCCAGGACGACGTACAGGAGCACGTCGGGCCCCTGCCCGATCGCGGCCGGGTCCTTCGCGGCGACTTCCTCCACCCGTTCGCGCAGCTTCAGGGGGCCGCCCTGGTGCCCGCTGACCGTGACGACGAAGTCTTTCCCGAGGATCAAGTCGACTTCCTGCTGGACGAGCACCCCGTCCTGCTTACGGTGGCCGTTCACGAGGATGAACGTGTTGGTCGGGAACTCCTCGTACTTGGGCACCTGGTTCTCGTCGAGGCAATCGTCCACGGACAGCGGATGCACTCCCAACCGACCGACGAGAGGGACGAGGTCCTCCCGGGACGGGTCGAAGAAGTCGAGCCAGGCATAGCCTCCGGTCCGGACGCCGCTCAGAAGCTCGTCCAGCGTGGCGACCTGCGTCAGCGTTCCGTCCGGGCCGACGTGGACGAACCGTGGGTCGGACATGTCTCCCCTCCCTTGCCGGGTTCCGCCTCATACTAACCGGCCTCGTCCCACGGTCAATGCGATCCGGAGCGCGAATACGTCGTGAGCGGGAGGGATCGTGGAGGGGAGGAGCGAAAGGCGCCTCGTGGCGAATCAGGCGGCGGGCCGGAGCCGCCTCCTCGAAAGTACCCCGGCCCGCGCCCGGCGGTGACCTACCGCCGCCACCGGGGGTCCCGGACCCGGCGCCGGCGGCCGGGAGCAGCGCCCCCTCCGCGCCCGGAAACGACCGCAACTCCCGGGCCAGCATCGCGGGGCACGACAACTCCAAGGGAGCGCGGTGCTTCCCGGAGCGCAACACGGTCGAGCCTGGCCGCGCGTCCGCGGGCGGACGCCCGCGGACACGTTCGCGGCCGATCCCGAACGTCCGTCGGATCAGACCGCAGGCGCGGAAGGCGGCGGTCCGTACCCGTCTTCCGCGATCGGAGGCGCCGACGCGGACGGGGGAACCCGGAATACCGCGCCGCCGATCAGACCGCCGAGCGTCGAGAAGACCGCTGCCACCAGGACCATCACGAAGAAGCCGATCACGAACGAGCCGACGGTCGGGATCGCCTCCGAAGCCTGCCGCAGCGCCTGCTCGAGCATGTCGCGGTTCTCGGCGGGAAGGCTCGGGAGGCTTCGGATCAAGGAGAGCATGGCGCGGGCGGTGGGATCGCCGGCGAAGAGATGGATCATCGTCTCGAGCAGGCTCTCGGTCACGGCGTAGAACGCGCCCGACACGAGGCCCACCATCGCTCCGGTTCCCGGACGGAACTCGATCAAGCTCCGTCGGCACTCGCCGGCGTAGAGCCACGAAGCGAAGAACCCGCAACCGAGCACGAGCGAGCAGCACGCGCAGTTGAGCAGGTTCAGGAACGGGACGCTCGCGACCGCCCCGAACAGGATACCGGCGGTCAGCGTGGGCCGGAGAAGATCGGGAGAGTTCTCGTCCATCGACTTCCTCCGAGGTCGGCAAGCCCGGCGGCCAGATAGAGGCCCGCGACGAAGCCCGCGGGAAGGGAGAGCAGCAGGCGCGGGACGTTCGGTAGGCCGGCGCCGAAGACCTGTCCCGCCATGACGTCGAGCGCCGTCGGCATCGCTGCCAGCGCGAGCCATCGGAGGCCGGGTGGCACCTGCGCCGCCCTCCGGGCGAGCGACGCGAGGAGCAGGCCCAGCGTGCCGCCCAGGTACAACCCCGCGCAGCGCGCGCAGACCGCGACGGGGTGTCCCGCCCACGGCAGGGAGCGGGACGGCATCTGGTGGCAGAGCGGGTGGTAAGCGGCCCGCAGCACGGATCCGCCGGGGAGCCCCGCCGCGTCGATCGCGGCGGGCAGAACCGCGCCGGCGACGAACACGACCGCCCCGGCGGCCCCGAGACGGACCGCCCACCGCCCGTTCGCCGGGCCCTCCGCCTCTGTCGCGCGACCGGTGCCGGGAATCACGCCCCCCTCCGAGAGACGGAAGATTCTACTACCGCGGGCCGCGCCTTTCCCCCTGCTAGAATGCCCCCGCCATGAAAGAACCTTCGCCAGCGAGGCCCGCGAGAGCGTCCGCGGTCCGGTCGAGCCCGGGCCAGGCGTCGCTCTTCGACGACCCGGGTGCGGAGCGGCTTCCGCTCTCCTCCGCGCCGGCGTCCTCCGTCGCGAGCGTCGCGGAGCCCCGCGGCCCATCCCCCGCGCCGGAGCTGGCGGTCGCGCCGGCTTCCGAAGCGCCCGGCCGCGCCCGGCCGCGTGCGGGCCGCGGAGCGGGACGGCGCGAGGACGCGGTCTCCATGGCCACACGACAGCGCGAGATCTCGATCTCGGAGTTCTTCACCAAGAACCGCCACCTCCTCGGATTCGACAATCCGCAGAAGGCCCTCCTCACCGCGGTCAAGGAGGCCGTGGACAACTCCCTCGACGCCTGCGAGGAGGCCGGCATCCTGCCGGAGCTCACGATCGAGATCGCCGAGATCGCCGAGAACCGCTACCGGATCGCCGTGGAGGACAACGGCCCGGGGATCGTCCGTCCACAGATCCCCAAGATCTTCGGGAAGCTCCTCTACGGCTCCAAGTTCCACCGCCTGAAGCAGCAGCGCGGCCAGCAGGGGATCGGGATCTCGGCGGCCGGGATGTACGGCCAGATCACCACCGGCCGGCCGGTGAGGATCCTGTCGCGCATCGGGCCGAAGAAGCCCGCGCATCTCTTCGAGATCGCCATCGACACCCAGAAGAACGCTCCCGTGGTCCTCAAGGACGAGGAGACCGAGTGGGACCGGCCCCACGGCACGCGAGTGGAGATCGAGCTCGAGGCGATCTACAAGAAGGGGCGCCGGTCGGTGGACGACTACGTCGAGCAGACCGTGCTCGCGAACCCTCATGCCGCGGTCCGGTACGCGACGCCCAGGGAGGAGCCCCGAATCTTCCAGCGCGTGGCGTCGGAGCTGCCGCGCGAGTCCCTGGAGATCAAGCCGCACCCCTACGGGGTCGAGCTGGGCATCCTGATCCAGATGCTGAAGGACACCCGAGCGAGGAACCTCAGGACGGCGCTCCGGACGGACTTCTCGCGGGTGAGCGACGCCGTCGCCGGCGAGATCTGCCGGGTGGCCGGTCTGTCCCCCGACGTGCGACCGCACCGCCTGAGCGCAGGACAGATCGAGCTCCTGTTCCACGCGATCCCCAAGGTCAGGATCATGGCCCCGCCGACCGCCTGCCTGTCGCCGATCGGCGAGGATCTGCTCTCCCGCGGCCTCGAGGCGAGGGTAAAGGCGGACTTCGCCACGGCGGTCACCCGTCCTCCCGCCGTTTACCGGGGCAACCCGTTCCAGGTCGAGGTGGGGCTCGCGTACGGGGGAGACCGGCCGGCCGAGGAGCCGGTCGAGCTGTACCGGTTCGCGAACCGCGTGCCGCTGCAGTACCAGCAGTCGGCGTGCGCGATCACGAAGGCGGCGCTGTCGGTGGACTGGAAGAGCTACGGGCTGCAGCAGGCCCGCGGCGCGCTCCCCGTGGGGCCGGCCGTGCTGTTCGTCCACATCGCGTCGGCGTGGGTCCCGTTCACCTCCGAGTCCAAGGAGGCGGTCGCGTCCTACCCCGAGATCGTGAAGGAGATAAGACTCGCTTTGATGGAGGCGGGGAGGCGACTGGGCGGGTTCGTGAGGCACCGACGCAGGGCGGCCGACGAGGCACAGAAGCGCTCCTACATCGAGAAGTACATTCCGCACATCGGCGATGCGCTCAAGCAGATCCTCGGCCTCTCCGACGCCAAGCGGGACCGGACGGTGGAGGACCTCAAGTTCATCCTCGAGCGGAGCCGGAAGGTCTGACCCCTCGCGGCGTCAGGACTGCAATGCCGGGCGATCCCGGCGAGCGGACTCGACGGCGAGCCAGCCCGCCGAGACGAGCACGACGACGACCACTAGCGCCCCCTGGAGCCGGTACGCCCCCGAACGCTCCGTCAGGAGCTGGATCCCGGCGGCGCCGCCTCGCCCGAACCAGACGCACCAGACCCATGCCAGCGGATTGTCCCTGAGGAAGCACAGGACGAGGCCGAGCACCAGGGCGGACACGACGATGAGCGAGAGCGCTCCCAGGGCGTACTCCGGTGCGGTCCGGGCGGGCCCGGGAAGGAACGAGAGGACGAAGAAGCATGCGAGAAGCACCCGCGCGATCGGGCGCTTGAAGGACCGCGAGAGGACGCCGGCGGCGATGGCGGCGATCGCCGGAACGAAGACCGCCACGGACAACGTGTTGAGGAGCGAGAAGAGGAACGGGGCTTTCGACTCGATCCCCGTCGGTCCGGTGATGCCGGAGACGAGCCGCCCGGCGGGGATCGCGGCCTGCAGGAGACGGAGGAGCGCCGGCGCGCCGAGCGCGAAGCCCAGGGCGACGAAGCCGGCGAGGAGCGCGTCGCGCCCGAAGGCTCGAAGGTTCTGGCGCCGCAGCATGGACGCGGCCTGCGAGTAGAGCGAGCCCGCGAATCCCGCCACGATCGTCCCGGCAAAGAAGAACACGACGGTCCCGAGGAGCACGCTCACGAGGATCACGATCAGGTAGCCGCCCGCCGGGATCGAGGTGTCGTAACGGGACCAGAAGGTGTCGAGGGAGAGGCCCATCCGCGCCAGCGTGGCCGCCGCCGCGACGCCGCCCGCCGCGAAGGCGAATCTCCACGGGATCACCCCCGCTCGAATCCTCGAGATCAGGAGCAGAAGCGCGAGGACGCCCAGGAGGCCGAAGAACGGGAGCGCGAGCCACCGGAAGACGACGGTGATCGCGGTCTGCCTCTCGCGATCGCGACGCCACTCTTCAGGGATCTTGGCCGTCCTCCCCCACGAGCCGACGACGTCGCCCTGCACGACGACCTCGTGCCGGGCGCTGGCCTTGCCCGCGCCGGATTCCGGGAACTCCCAGACGAGCGTGTGGTCCCGGCGCGCCTTCTCGTCCTTCTCCGACTGCTCCTTGATCTCGCCCGCGGCGGGATCGATTCCGTGGGACACGAGGAACGCGCGCGCCACCTCGAGCGCCCGCTCCTTGGAGAGCGAGGCACCGGGCGCGCTCTCGAGCAGGGTCCGCTCGAAGCCGACGACGTCCCCGGTCGCGACGCTCACCGAGACCCCGTACTCCTGCTTCTGACCGGGCACGAAGAAGCGCACCCGCCAGAGAGGGGTCGGCACCATCGACGCGTAGAGCCTGTTCGCCGCGTCGAGACCGCCGGACTTCAGCAGGTACGACGCCGCGGTCGGGTCGGTCCGGTCCAGAAGCGCGACCGCGGTCCGGTACGAGGCGACGTCGAACCCGCTCGACCTGAGAAAGGCCGACGCCGCGTCCAGGGCCTGCCCACGGGTCGCGCGGAACTCGATCCCGTCGCCGAAGTACGCCACGGGGACGGCGGGGAGCGCCGCGAGGATCACCGCGACGACGAGCCCCCACAGGATCCGCCGACGCGGAAGCGGGCGATACGCGACGGCCGGCGCCGGTCCCGCCGCGGCGGCCTCCTGCGGCTCGGCCGGGGGCGGGACCCCCTCGTCGGCGTTCGAGTCCTCGGCGGGGCGGAAGCCTCCCCTGAAGAGATAGGCGGCGGCGGCGGCGAGGAGTAGGAGGACGAAGATCCCCGCGGAGAGGCTGCCGGAGATCCGGTAGTAGAGGTTGGGCGAACGAATGAGCACGAAGGCCGTGTAGAGGGCGTCCACCGAAAAGTGGCAGATCACGACCGACGCGATGCCGAAGCGGAGCATGACGAGCCCGAACACGATCCCGGCGATCCCGACCTCGAGCCCGCGGATCCAGAACGGCTGGTTCGGGTAGGCGGCGTGGCCGAATCCCCAGATGAACGCGGCGATCACGATCGCCGCCGCGGTGCTCCTCAGGATCCTCTCGAAGAAGGGAATCGAGAACATCCGCGAGATGAACTCCTCGGAGATCGCCGGGAGGAAGCCGAAGAACAGGACGTACACCCAGGGGAAAGACGTCGACAGGAGGTCCGAGTAGGCCACGTCCCGCGGCGCCCAGGCGCCGCAGCGGTTCGCGATCAGGTAGAAGACGTTCTCGTAGGCGAAGAAGAAGCAGGTGAGCGTGACGCCCACGAGGGACGCGAGGAAGAACTCCCGCGTGCGGAGCGCCCGCGGCCGAAGCAGCGAGGTCAGTGAGAGGAATCTCGGGAAGCGCTCTCGATACAGGGGCTCCGCGGACGCGGCCACGAGGAAGATCAGGAGCCCCGCCCCCAGGCCGGCCCCGAAGGCGCGAAGCACGCCCCCGAGCACGAAGCCGCCGAACGACGTCGTGGTGTCGTAGGCGTAGAATGCCGAGGGAAGCTGGTTGAGCTGCGAGACGCTCAGGAGGACGAAGATCAGCCCGCCGAGCAGGCCCGCCGCCCTCCAGCGGACATCCCCCCGGCGGATCCTGCGGACCAGGAGCACCAGCATCGCGAGACCGGTCAGGAGGAGCAGGACCGAATCGATCTGGCCCGCGATCTCGTTCTTCGATCGGAGCTTCGCGTAGTCCCGTATCCAGGTGTCCGGGACCTTGAGGAACTCGGCGTAGCTCGCGACACCGGAGCCGGCGATCCCGACCTCCACCCGATAATCCGCGCCGTGGACCTCGCTTCCCTTCACCTTCCACGTGAACGAGTGGTCGGTCCGGTGGGGGCGCTTCTCGAGGGAGCCTTCGACGAAGGACAGCCTATCGATCGGGCGGCCGACGGTCTCCGCGAGGAACGTCTCTGCGGCCTTCCGTGCCGCCTCGACCGGGAGATCCGCTCCGGCGACGTCTTCCGCGAGGAGGTGCCGGAACCCCACGACCTCGCCCTTCGTCGTGACCTCGACCGACGCCTCTTCCTTCTGGAGCGGCCGGAACCAGCGGTGCTTCCAGCGCCAGAGACGCACCGTCGTCGCCAGGAGCCGGTTCGACTCCTCGACCCCGAGCTCGCGCTCCAGGAAGGTCTTCTGCTGATCGTCGAACCCGAACACGGCGGCGTGACGGTACCCGGACGTCGCGACGCCCATCCGTCCGAGGAAGGACGTCGCGACCGGGCGCGAGCTCTCCTTCGTCACCCGGAATTCGATCGAGGCCTCGGGGAACGCCAGGAAGTAGTACCGTATTCCGACGACGAGGCTGACCGCGCCGATCACGACGCAGGCGACGATGAGTCTGAGGTCGCGGCGGTCGAGCTTCTCGAGGTTCATGGAACGCCCCCTTGCGAACGCGGTCGCCGGTCGCGGCGTCGATCGTCCCAGGCCGTCCATCGTAACCCGGAAGCCGTACGAACCGGGCAAGGTCCGCCCGGAGGGGCGGTGCCCGGGCTCATTCCGCCGCGATCTCCTCCCACCGGGCGTAGAGCGCGTCGAGTCGCTCCTGTGCATCCTGGCGCTCGCGCCCGACCTCCCGGGCCCGGCGCGCGTCCCTCAGAACCGTCGGGTCCGCCTGGAGCGCCGCCAGCTCGCGAACCCGCTCCTCGAGCGTCGCGATCTCCGCCTCGATCGGGGCCAGGCGCCGTTCAGCGGCCCGGCGCTCCCGGTACCGCTGGTTGCGCTCCTCCGCTTGCCGGCGCTTCGCCTCCCGGCCCAGCTGCCGCGCCGGCGCGGCCTCGTCGGCAGAAGGCTCGACCGCCTCGCGCGGTGATGCGGCCGCGAGGCTCCGGCCGCGCTCCACGAACGTGTCGTAGTCTCCCGGGTAGAGGTCGATCCTGCCGCCGCCGACCTCGGCGATCGAGGTGGCGATCCGGTTGATGAAGTACCGGTCGTGGGAGATCACCACGAGCGTCCCCCCGTACTCGTCCAACGCGTCCTCGAGGACCTCGCGGCTCCTGAGATCCAGGTGGTTCGTCGGCTCGTCGAGGAGCAGCAGGTTGGCGGGACGCACGAGCATCCGCGCCAGGGCGAGCCGCGCCTTCTCCCCGCCGGAGAGCACCGCGACCCTCTTGTCCACGTCCTCGCCCGAGAAGAGGAAGCAGCCCAGGAGCGAGCGGAGGCGGGTGATCATTCCCGGATCGGCGGCCTTCTCCATCTCCTCGAGGACCGTGCTCCTCGGGTCGAGGGCGTCGAGCTGGTGCTGGGCGTAGTACTTCGCGATCACGTGGTGCCCGAGGTCGAGACGCCCCTCGTCGGGCAGGAGGCGTCCGGCGAGGAGCTTGAGGAGCGTGGACTTGCCGGCGCCGTTGGGCCCCACCAGGGCCACCCGGTCGCCGCGCCGCAGCAGGAGGTCCGCATCGCGATAGACCACCGTCTCGCCGAACGCCTTGGAGAACCGCTCGCCGCGCACCACG
The window above is part of the Terriglobia bacterium genome. Proteins encoded here:
- a CDS encoding DUF2085 domain-containing protein, which gives rise to MIPGTGRATEAEGPANGRWAVRLGAAGAVVFVAGAVLPAAIDAAGLPGGSVLRAAYHPLCHQMPSRSLPWAGHPVAVCARCAGLYLGGTLGLLLASLARRAAQVPPGLRWLALAAMPTALDVMAGQVFGAGLPNVPRLLLSLPAGFVAGLYLAAGLADLGGSRWTRTLPIFSGPR
- a CDS encoding magnesium transporter CorA family protein; amino-acid sequence: MSDPRFVHVGPDGTLTQVATLDELLSGVRTGGYAWLDFFDPSREDLVPLVGRLGVHPLSVDDCLDENQVPKYEEFPTNTFILVNGHRKQDGVLVQQEVDLILGKDFVVTVSGHQGGPLKLRERVEEVAAKDPAAIGQGPDVLLYVVLDHVVDAKLAAIESVQDAIDGAEEEILRSPYNFSPDLLMRLRRELLTLRKSLFHEREILVKICRRDSPYVSDRSIYHFRDVYDHLTKYFEIVEICREMITSLMEIYLSMVNNRMARVANRTNASVRRLTLITTVFMPLTLLAGIGGMSEWTMMTGSSHWKIAYPALVLGMLVIGVVSYRLLLLAEARKPAR
- a CDS encoding CPBP family intramembrane metalloprotease; translation: MNLEKLDRRDLRLIVACVVIGAVSLVVGIRYYFLAFPEASIEFRVTKESSRPVATSFLGRMGVATSGYRHAAVFGFDDQQKTFLERELGVEESNRLLATTVRLWRWKHRWFRPLQKEEASVEVTTKGEVVGFRHLLAEDVAGADLPVEAARKAAETFLAETVGRPIDRLSFVEGSLEKRPHRTDHSFTWKVKGSEVHGADYRVEVGIAGSGVASYAEFLKVPDTWIRDYAKLRSKNEIAGQIDSVLLLLTGLAMLVLLVRRIRRGDVRWRAAGLLGGLIFVLLSVSQLNQLPSAFYAYDTTTSFGGFVLGGVLRAFGAGLGAGLLIFLVAASAEPLYRERFPRFLSLTSLLRPRALRTREFFLASLVGVTLTCFFFAYENVFYLIANRCGAWAPRDVAYSDLLSTSFPWVYVLFFGFLPAISEEFISRMFSIPFFERILRSTAAAIVIAAFIWGFGHAAYPNQPFWIRGLEVGIAGIVFGLVMLRFGIASVVICHFSVDALYTAFVLIRSPNLYYRISGSLSAGIFVLLLLAAAAAYLFRGGFRPAEDSNADEGVPPPAEPQEAAAAGPAPAVAYRPLPRRRILWGLVVAVILAALPAVPVAYFGDGIEFRATRGQALDAASAFLRSSGFDVASYRTAVALLDRTDPTAASYLLKSGGLDAANRLYASMVPTPLWRVRFFVPGQKQEYGVSVSVATGDVVGFERTLLESAPGASLSKERALEVARAFLVSHGIDPAAGEIKEQSEKDEKARRDHTLVWEFPESGAGKASARHEVVVQGDVVGSWGRTAKIPEEWRRDRERQTAITVVFRWLALPFFGLLGVLALLLLISRIRAGVIPWRFAFAAGGVAAAATLARMGLSLDTFWSRYDTSIPAGGYLIVILVSVLLGTVVFFFAGTIVAGFAGSLYSQAASMLRRQNLRAFGRDALLAGFVALGFALGAPALLRLLQAAIPAGRLVSGITGPTGIESKAPFLFSLLNTLSVAVFVPAIAAIAAGVLSRSFKRPIARVLLACFFVLSFLPGPARTAPEYALGALSLIVVSALVLGLVLCFLRDNPLAWVWCVWFGRGGAAGIQLLTERSGAYRLQGALVVVVVLVSAGWLAVESARRDRPALQS
- a CDS encoding DNA topoisomerase VI subunit B, with translation MATRQREISISEFFTKNRHLLGFDNPQKALLTAVKEAVDNSLDACEEAGILPELTIEIAEIAENRYRIAVEDNGPGIVRPQIPKIFGKLLYGSKFHRLKQQRGQQGIGISAAGMYGQITTGRPVRILSRIGPKKPAHLFEIAIDTQKNAPVVLKDEETEWDRPHGTRVEIELEAIYKKGRRSVDDYVEQTVLANPHAAVRYATPREEPRIFQRVASELPRESLEIKPHPYGVELGILIQMLKDTRARNLRTALRTDFSRVSDAVAGEICRVAGLSPDVRPHRLSAGQIELLFHAIPKVRIMAPPTACLSPIGEDLLSRGLEARVKADFATAVTRPPAVYRGNPFQVEVGLAYGGDRPAEEPVELYRFANRVPLQYQQSACAITKAALSVDWKSYGLQQARGALPVGPAVLFVHIASAWVPFTSESKEAVASYPEIVKEIRLALMEAGRRLGGFVRHRRRAADEAQKRSYIEKYIPHIGDALKQILGLSDAKRDRTVEDLKFILERSRKV